GTCTCCACATCCACAACCGATAATTGTATGTGATACACATTCTCGAGTTTACCAAGGCTGCCGATAACAATCTTTTTTACGTTCAACAACCGGCCTATTTTAACCGCGCATTCCGATGATGTGCACCCGGTGGACTGGAACTGCTGTTCTGCAAGGATTTTTTGCATATTCCCGCGTTCTACAAGTACGTAGCGTTTATCCTGTGAAATAATTTCACGGACAAAGTCGGACACCATCGCGGAGTCCATATCTGACACATTACGCCCCGCAAATTCGGATACCGCGATATTAATCGCGGATTCATACTTTTTGGCAGTCACTTTATCCTCAAAAGCATAGGGTTTTCCGAAGTACAGGTTCATCCCAAGATTCGCTATCACATGCTCATTAATATTTTGGATACTAACCTTTTCAATACCTATCTGGCTGCTTTGAAGAGTCAATTGCCCGGCAGTAAGGTCGGTTATTAAACTTAGGTTCGGCAGGAAATAATATTCAAGCCCTGCAAACGCACCGAAGAACAATCCGTTACCAAGACTTTTCCCGTCTGTCCCGGCAGCCAGTGTTATACGATCAGCTTCACCGCCAAGAAACCAAACAAACTTACTCGCAGGTGTGAGATA
This region of Elusimicrobiota bacterium genomic DNA includes:
- a CDS encoding CsgG/HfaB family protein, with amino-acid sequence MNNKVIVLTAALIAFLSSSIFAGINYENNRLSLGLFYSGISVKYGFAKKVGLQFSYQGMEQNTAVGSRVYFYLTPASKFVWFLGGEADRITLAAGTDGKSLGNGLFFGAFAGLEYYFLPNLSLITDLTAGQLTLQSSQIGIEKVSIQNINEHVIANLGMNLYFGKPYAFEDKVTAKKYESAINIAVSEFAGRNVSDMDSAMVSDFVREIISQDKRYVLVERGNMQKILAEQQFQSTGCTSSECAVKIGRLLNVKKIVIGSLGKLENVYHIQLSVVDVETGEQVNEGIKAYSADELDGKTKELANRIANLVWK